Proteins encoded together in one Sandaracinaceae bacterium window:
- a CDS encoding acyl-CoA dehydrogenase family protein, which produces MRPLAVLEELLGSPDRAAPEPLRTDDVATWWAAHRDLAKDCAAPWEAAVRGGARADRLGFAFAAGYEAALWRLLPDHDRTKSAALCATEAGGVHPRAMNTRFEGGGLHGEKTFVTLGTHAEELLVLAREGGDDERPALALVRVSAAADGVVLTPLPATPFVPEIPHASVRFDGARGERLDGDGWADHVRPFRTIEDIHVHAAFLAWLVAAGRRWGFAPEPLERALSILLGLEVLSRADASAPATHLALAGAIDATRGVVDACDWDRAPEMDRTRWERDRRLLDVAGKARAARREKARASGLSGRRA; this is translated from the coding sequence ATGCGCCCCCTCGCGGTCCTGGAGGAGCTGCTCGGCTCGCCGGACCGCGCCGCGCCCGAGCCGCTCCGGACCGACGACGTGGCCACCTGGTGGGCCGCGCACCGCGATCTCGCGAAGGACTGCGCGGCGCCCTGGGAGGCCGCCGTCCGCGGAGGCGCGCGGGCCGACCGGCTCGGCTTCGCGTTCGCGGCGGGCTACGAGGCCGCGCTCTGGCGGCTCCTCCCGGATCACGATCGCACCAAGTCCGCGGCGCTCTGCGCGACCGAGGCGGGCGGCGTGCATCCCCGCGCGATGAACACGCGCTTCGAGGGCGGCGGGCTTCACGGCGAGAAGACCTTCGTGACGCTGGGGACCCACGCCGAGGAGCTGCTCGTGCTCGCGCGGGAGGGAGGGGACGACGAGCGGCCCGCGCTGGCGCTCGTGCGCGTGTCGGCCGCCGCGGATGGCGTCGTCCTCACGCCGCTGCCCGCGACGCCTTTCGTTCCCGAGATCCCGCACGCGTCGGTGCGCTTCGACGGCGCGCGGGGCGAGCGCCTCGACGGCGACGGCTGGGCCGACCACGTGCGCCCCTTCCGGACGATCGAGGACATCCACGTGCACGCCGCCTTCCTGGCGTGGCTCGTCGCCGCGGGGCGGCGCTGGGGCTTCGCGCCCGAGCCGCTCGAGCGCGCGCTGTCGATCCTGCTCGGCCTCGAGGTCCTCTCGCGGGCCGACGCGTCGGCGCCCGCCACGCACCTCGCGCTCGCGGGGGCCATCGACGCGACGCGCGGGGTGGTCGACGCGTGCGACTGGGATCGCGCGCCCGAGATGGATCGGACCCGGTGGGAGCGCGACCGCCGGCTGCTCGACGTGGCCGGCAAGGCGCGCGCGGCGCGACGCGAGAAGGCGCGCGCGAGCGGACTCAGCGGGAGACGGGCGTGA
- a CDS encoding VWA domain-containing protein, which yields MLPRPALLGFCVWTATLWAVALPAEAQAGPAAQEAEDVVVVVDNSGSMRRNDPDSLALLAVQRFVERRAADTRVALLVFDETARLVVPLAPSDDAARERFAGALDEEVTYRGRWTNLPAAIERALYHLRTDGREGTRRSIVFLTDGRVDTGDAERDEELEDWLSEGLADSAADAGVRLFGIAFTEDADYRVIESVTRRTDGEYVRVFEAAALNQAFDRIEAASVPDAPVEAPAESQTEVPQPAPETPDAPASADGPVTVEGGRAEPASSAAPAWVIAAALAFLALSFGVFFFMRRRRAAPASSAPRRAVDVPKAYLMDTTGATGRVRHDLGEMTVIGRKASDRDVVSVVIDRDTVSRRHASVRFRGGTFWITDHRTRNGTFVNGERVTEERPLEPGDIVRIDKHELVFDVEQWESEDVTRYGEDDEATRFNFEASVTPVSR from the coding sequence ATGCTGCCTCGCCCCGCCCTCCTCGGCTTCTGCGTGTGGACGGCCACCCTGTGGGCCGTCGCGCTCCCGGCCGAGGCCCAAGCCGGACCGGCCGCGCAGGAGGCCGAGGACGTCGTCGTGGTGGTCGACAACTCGGGCAGCATGCGGCGCAACGATCCGGACAGCCTCGCGCTGCTCGCGGTGCAGCGCTTCGTCGAGCGACGCGCGGCCGACACCCGGGTCGCGCTGCTGGTGTTCGACGAGACCGCGCGCCTCGTGGTGCCGCTCGCGCCGTCCGACGACGCCGCGCGGGAGCGCTTCGCGGGCGCGCTCGACGAGGAGGTCACCTATCGCGGCCGCTGGACGAACTTGCCCGCCGCGATCGAGCGCGCCCTCTACCATCTCCGGACCGATGGCCGCGAGGGCACTCGACGCTCGATCGTCTTCTTGACCGACGGCCGCGTCGACACGGGAGACGCGGAGCGCGACGAGGAGCTCGAGGACTGGCTCTCCGAGGGGCTGGCCGACTCGGCCGCCGACGCGGGCGTGCGCCTGTTCGGGATCGCGTTCACCGAAGACGCCGACTACCGGGTCATCGAGAGCGTCACGCGCCGCACCGACGGGGAGTACGTGCGCGTGTTCGAGGCGGCCGCCCTCAACCAGGCCTTCGACCGCATCGAGGCGGCGAGCGTCCCCGACGCCCCCGTGGAGGCGCCGGCCGAATCGCAGACAGAGGTGCCACAGCCCGCGCCCGAGACGCCCGACGCGCCGGCGAGCGCCGACGGTCCCGTGACGGTCGAGGGGGGGCGCGCGGAGCCCGCTTCTTCGGCGGCGCCCGCCTGGGTCATCGCCGCGGCGCTCGCGTTCCTCGCGCTCTCGTTCGGCGTCTTCTTCTTCATGCGCCGCCGCCGAGCGGCGCCCGCGTCCAGCGCGCCGAGGCGGGCGGTCGACGTGCCGAAGGCGTACCTGATGGACACCACCGGAGCGACAGGGCGCGTGCGACACGACCTCGGCGAGATGACGGTCATCGGCCGCAAGGCCTCCGACCGGGACGTGGTCAGCGTGGTCATCGACCGGGACACGGTGAGCCGCCGCCACGCGTCGGTGCGCTTCCGCGGCGGCACCTTCTGGATCACCGACCATCGCACCCGCAACGGCACGTTCGTCAATGGAGAGCGCGTGACGGAGGAGCGCCCGCTCGAGCCGGGAGACATCGTGCGCATCGACAAGCACGAGCTCGTCTTCGACGTCGAGCAGTGGGAGTCCGAGGACGTGACCCGCTACGGCGAAGACGACGAGGCGACCCGCTTCAACTTCGAGGCCTCGGTCACGCCCGTCTCCCGCTGA
- a CDS encoding serine/threonine-protein kinase gives MTHEPSDWRLPAQQTLSGRTVAGRYQVLGLLGQGGIGKVYVAEQIGLDRRVALKVIRPDRRTDAVTAQRFAREARAAGRIHSPHVVTLFDFGSDRGEHYIAMEKLEGESLLERLSRGPQLPLTEALRIAADIAKGLRAAHEAGVLHRDLKPANVFLCEDGTVKVLDFGIAKLVDDEDEWEPLTGVNRVLGTPVYMSPEAATRKPLGPTTDLYALGLLIFEMIVGEPPFKTGDPMETLRAQVTRPAPRLRQAAPWAPVPAELDLLVSALLEKDPKERPRDAGAVAGRLETIAADLRRSLEVTKTEIDLPRLSAARVPDELGLLEDDDLLDDGAATEVWRGRPMYATDAPAVMAEPVVSPRHLAYLTAGAGMLAFAASLLLRLGLT, from the coding sequence ATGACGCACGAACCCTCCGACTGGCGGCTCCCGGCGCAGCAGACCCTCAGCGGACGCACGGTGGCGGGTCGCTACCAGGTGCTGGGCCTGCTCGGACAGGGGGGGATCGGCAAGGTCTACGTGGCGGAGCAGATCGGGCTGGACCGGAGGGTGGCGCTGAAGGTGATCCGCCCCGACCGGCGGACCGACGCGGTGACCGCCCAGCGCTTCGCCCGCGAGGCGCGCGCGGCCGGGCGGATCCACAGCCCGCACGTGGTCACGCTCTTCGACTTCGGGTCCGACCGCGGCGAGCACTACATCGCCATGGAGAAGCTCGAGGGAGAGAGCCTGCTCGAGCGGCTCTCGCGGGGCCCGCAGCTGCCGCTGACCGAGGCGCTGCGCATCGCGGCCGACATCGCCAAGGGGCTGCGCGCCGCGCACGAGGCCGGCGTGCTGCATCGGGATCTGAAGCCCGCCAACGTCTTCCTGTGCGAGGACGGAACGGTCAAGGTGCTCGACTTCGGGATCGCCAAGCTGGTCGACGACGAGGACGAGTGGGAGCCGCTGACGGGGGTCAACCGCGTGCTCGGGACGCCGGTCTACATGAGCCCGGAGGCCGCCACCCGGAAGCCGCTCGGCCCGACCACCGACCTCTACGCCCTGGGCCTGCTGATCTTCGAGATGATCGTGGGGGAGCCGCCCTTCAAGACGGGCGACCCGATGGAGACGCTCCGCGCGCAGGTCACCCGCCCCGCCCCGAGGCTCCGGCAGGCCGCGCCGTGGGCGCCGGTGCCCGCGGAGCTGGATCTCCTGGTCTCGGCCCTCCTCGAGAAGGACCCGAAGGAGCGCCCCCGCGACGCCGGCGCGGTCGCTGGACGCCTCGAGACGATCGCGGCCGACCTGCGGCGCAGCCTCGAGGTCACCAAGACGGAGATCGATCTCCCGCGCCTCTCCGCCGCGCGGGTGCCCGACGAGCTCGGCCTGCTCGAGGACGACGACCTGCTCGACGACGGGGCGGCCACCGAGGTCTGGCGCGGCCGGCCGATGTACGCGACCGACGCGCCGGCGGTGATGGCCGAGCCGGTCGTCAGCCCGCGCCACCTCGCCTACCTCACGGCGGGCGCCGGCATGCTCGCCTTCGCGGCCAGCCTGCTCCTCCGTCTCGGCCTGACCTGA
- a CDS encoding universal stress protein yields MTTIAHPTNASSDEHLAFAHATALARRAGARLVSVHAGDDPSFAARMPDAGALLSRWGDDGGLTYERLVADCCLEDTSDAVLDALRGLAPDLIVAATHDRSPIARILHESYAEGIANNLRVPSLLLRTDVKGFVDEASGSIDLRRVLVPIGDAEEAAQAVERAAWILDMAGVEQAEIHLLRVGAPTEWPETPERPGWTWIRRTVDAPLEAALAKEAEGVSLVVMATRGHDSVGDVIAGSHTERVLRSSRCPVLSVPVA; encoded by the coding sequence ATGACCACGATCGCCCACCCCACCAACGCGTCGAGCGACGAACACCTCGCCTTCGCGCACGCTACCGCGCTCGCTCGTCGGGCCGGCGCGAGGCTCGTGTCCGTCCACGCGGGCGACGATCCCAGCTTCGCGGCCCGCATGCCCGACGCTGGCGCGCTCCTGTCGCGCTGGGGCGACGACGGCGGGCTCACCTACGAGCGGCTCGTGGCCGACTGCTGCCTCGAGGACACCTCGGACGCGGTGCTCGACGCGCTCCGTGGGCTCGCCCCCGACCTGATCGTGGCCGCCACGCACGACCGCAGTCCGATCGCGCGAATCCTGCACGAGAGCTACGCGGAGGGGATCGCGAACAACCTGCGGGTCCCCTCGCTCCTGCTCCGCACCGACGTGAAGGGCTTCGTGGACGAGGCCTCGGGGTCGATCGATCTGCGGCGCGTCCTCGTCCCCATCGGCGACGCGGAGGAGGCGGCTCAGGCGGTGGAGCGCGCGGCGTGGATCCTGGACATGGCCGGCGTGGAGCAGGCCGAGATCCACCTCCTGCGGGTCGGCGCGCCCACGGAGTGGCCCGAGACCCCGGAGCGCCCGGGCTGGACCTGGATCCGGCGGACCGTGGACGCGCCGCTCGAGGCGGCGCTGGCGAAGGAGGCGGAGGGCGTGAGCCTCGTCGTCATGGCCACGCGCGGACACGACTCGGTGGGCGACGTCATCGCGGGCAGCCACACCGAGCGCGTCCTGCGGAGCAGCCGCTGTCCGGTGCTCAGCGTGCCCGTCGCCTGA
- a CDS encoding DUF1990 domain-containing protein, producing MFFLRPPTDERIFELLRGLEGAELTYLDQGITREDLEAAPPGFRLDRYGTELGRGRALFERACAALSRIENYPRSFTRIVRGPGELAPGSMFATLAFHFGFVSAHPCRVLYLQRERDRFAFGFGTLPGHAESGEERFRVSIVDDVVRYDVQAFSRPHGFWSRLGAPVARFYQVRFQRETVETMRALCAEPA from the coding sequence ATGTTCTTCCTCCGACCTCCGACCGACGAGCGGATCTTCGAGCTCCTGCGGGGGCTCGAGGGGGCCGAGCTCACCTACCTGGATCAGGGGATCACGCGCGAAGACCTCGAGGCGGCGCCGCCGGGTTTTCGCCTCGATCGCTACGGGACCGAGCTCGGGCGGGGGCGGGCCCTGTTCGAGCGGGCGTGCGCCGCGCTCTCGCGCATCGAGAACTACCCGCGCTCGTTCACGCGCATCGTGCGCGGACCTGGCGAGCTCGCGCCGGGATCGATGTTCGCGACGCTCGCGTTTCACTTCGGGTTCGTCTCGGCGCACCCATGTCGGGTCCTCTACTTGCAGCGAGAGCGCGACCGGTTCGCGTTCGGCTTCGGGACGCTGCCGGGACACGCCGAGAGCGGCGAGGAGCGCTTCCGGGTGTCGATCGTCGACGACGTCGTCCGCTACGACGTGCAGGCCTTCTCGCGCCCGCACGGCTTCTGGTCACGCCTGGGGGCGCCCGTCGCTCGCTTCTATCAGGTCCGCTTCCAGCGCGAGACGGTGGAGACGATGCGCGCGCTCTGCGCCGAGCCCGCGTGA
- a CDS encoding protein kinase, translated as MVDERSSPETQLGPYRVIRPLARGGMGEIYLARDVRLGRVVALKVVGQDLGERAGAQRQLAHEARATANLTHPNIVTLYDVGEHEGRVYIALEYVRGRTLAEALREGPLPLHEGLRVMREIAAAIAAAHAVGVTHRDLKPGNILLGEDGRTRVLDFGIARITRRLQVDDEALALRGGEGDGLSVIGTPRYMAPEQWDSADGPPTDVWAFGVVAHALLTQRHLLPRLSEHARLAAKSADTVSLSAEAKQLPREVVEILEACVQKDPAARPTATELVALLDPEGPSAVERAEACPFPGLSPYDRATASSFAGRDEALRTGLELLALDGLLVVVGPPSVGKTSFVAATISRLRERHAIEVLSLRAGPRPFHALATALEGWSSALEPSEIRGADATLPDTARPLDMLRESAMDVGALAWTLEREPTRVPDLLRGLAKETERRVVVVMDDLEALVGRGAANEDAEPFVAACLEAAEADGEVSLVWALRDDALGRIPWGETQSRVLASALFLRQPDAEDLAEMVREPLARVGYRLEDEEAAARLGRSLGGRPNALPLLQFAMREAWRERDPETRTIPRAVTDALSDPSRALATHADRVIDAFDKPRLELTRRLLLRLVTQERRLAQVAAEELAEELGLQALPLLDRLLEEGLLQRDESDLVALAHEALLDSWPRLRRWLEESDVAFVRLRELELAAQQWIASGATDDGLLSGDALRDGERALASLPDRLSEEARRLVTRSVAARARAVRQRRIRRAVLALAAVLVVLAGLVSVWALDERARTQAEARARTERDRVRLLSAGARGQYLRGDPLRALAMARAALESDDDLTARALVDEMRDDPLSFHRELGGVAYEAALDAGESAVYLASQTGRVLRVDTRTGEVEGVVEHEDQVTALALTDDGAIVSVDWGGALRVTQGERTRVIAQGVRQRSPRSLVVVGDRALIGRVREPALRVRLDGRGEAEAFGPTLGGSASLARGADGELWLSDTEGRLVALAADGEVLHAEPVGLDVRAIDVGTDGRLALATSQSVIAVYDPGARRVVARWPLEGDCRFARWLAPGTVLAGCGPGLYVLREGDTAGSPRDVDGSLLVAADVGARLVAVTTAASGVFVFHRDRLLAPHREAPPDRLGLSVAAAPRHDLAFMGTQSSLHVFELSTGRHLRRVDFGVDARRLIATDDALLVSHGHSVTRFALPSLARTQSFATNRGLLFSLALDGDRVYAGSSGGSLYTCGLSSGLIEGVVPVAGAALRGIAPTPGPGWAVAAGPQISIVLDGAARPLATLPADLLDLTWHARDEVLLATDLMGGVWAVDPGSGEATARHQAGARAYSVAVHGAAVGVASADDRARIWDGAGPPTLLDGHRGEVNAITFVDGGRRALTASDDATLRLWDVASGAPLWRRDEAEAADSSAQTLSAVLEGRRWSGAEDGAVTRDDGALRLPNTETVPVTLVAEGPGGTLVVGFANGVVGLWDVERLERLRGARLHGAVVAATRDGDDLHVFSELGDRLALHTPALSGGRCRALQLLWGESALVWAAGRLQLRAPPAHHPCR; from the coding sequence GTGGTAGACGAGCGCTCGAGTCCGGAGACCCAGCTGGGTCCGTACCGCGTCATCAGACCGCTGGCGCGCGGAGGGATGGGTGAGATCTACCTCGCCCGCGACGTCCGCCTGGGCCGGGTGGTCGCGCTCAAGGTCGTGGGCCAGGACCTCGGGGAGCGGGCCGGCGCCCAGCGTCAGCTCGCTCACGAGGCCCGCGCCACCGCCAACCTGACGCATCCGAACATCGTCACGCTCTACGACGTCGGCGAGCACGAGGGCCGCGTCTACATCGCGCTCGAGTACGTGCGCGGGCGAACCCTCGCCGAGGCGCTGCGAGAGGGGCCGCTCCCGCTGCACGAGGGGCTGCGCGTGATGCGCGAGATCGCGGCCGCCATCGCGGCGGCCCACGCGGTCGGGGTCACCCACCGGGATCTCAAGCCGGGCAACATCCTGCTCGGCGAAGACGGCCGCACCCGGGTGCTCGACTTCGGCATCGCCCGCATCACGCGCCGACTCCAGGTCGACGACGAGGCGCTCGCGCTCCGCGGGGGAGAGGGCGACGGGCTCTCCGTGATCGGAACGCCCCGCTACATGGCGCCCGAGCAGTGGGACTCCGCCGATGGCCCGCCGACCGACGTCTGGGCCTTCGGCGTGGTCGCCCACGCGCTGCTGACCCAGCGGCACCTCCTCCCCCGCCTGTCGGAGCACGCGCGCCTCGCCGCGAAGTCGGCGGACACGGTGAGCTTGAGCGCGGAGGCGAAGCAGCTCCCCCGGGAGGTGGTGGAGATCCTCGAGGCGTGCGTGCAGAAGGATCCGGCCGCCCGACCGACCGCGACGGAGCTGGTCGCGCTGCTCGACCCGGAGGGACCGAGCGCGGTCGAGCGCGCGGAGGCGTGTCCGTTCCCCGGCCTCTCCCCCTACGATCGCGCGACGGCGTCGAGCTTCGCCGGCCGCGACGAGGCGCTCCGCACGGGGCTCGAGCTGCTGGCCCTCGATGGCCTGCTCGTCGTCGTGGGCCCGCCATCCGTCGGCAAGACCTCGTTCGTCGCCGCCACCATCTCCCGCTTGCGCGAGCGGCACGCGATCGAGGTGCTCAGCCTGCGCGCGGGGCCGCGCCCGTTCCACGCCCTCGCGACCGCCCTCGAGGGTTGGTCCTCGGCGCTCGAGCCCTCGGAGATCCGCGGCGCCGACGCCACGCTGCCCGACACCGCGCGCCCCCTCGACATGCTCCGCGAGTCGGCCATGGACGTCGGCGCTCTCGCCTGGACGCTGGAGCGCGAGCCCACGCGGGTCCCCGATCTGCTGCGCGGCCTCGCGAAGGAGACGGAGCGGCGCGTGGTCGTGGTCATGGACGACCTCGAGGCGCTGGTCGGGCGCGGCGCGGCCAACGAGGACGCGGAGCCCTTCGTCGCGGCCTGCCTCGAGGCGGCGGAGGCGGACGGCGAGGTGAGCTTGGTCTGGGCGCTCCGCGACGACGCGCTCGGGCGCATCCCGTGGGGCGAGACCCAGTCCCGCGTGCTCGCGAGCGCGCTCTTCCTTCGGCAACCCGACGCGGAGGATCTGGCCGAGATGGTGCGCGAGCCGCTCGCGCGGGTCGGCTATCGGCTCGAGGACGAGGAGGCCGCCGCGCGCCTCGGTCGATCCCTCGGTGGGCGCCCCAACGCGCTCCCGCTGCTCCAGTTCGCCATGCGAGAGGCCTGGCGCGAGCGCGACCCGGAGACGCGCACCATCCCCCGCGCGGTCACCGACGCGCTCTCCGACCCGAGCCGAGCGCTCGCGACGCACGCCGACCGCGTGATCGACGCGTTCGACAAGCCGCGCCTCGAGCTGACGCGACGCCTGCTGCTCCGGCTCGTCACCCAGGAGCGGCGCCTCGCGCAGGTGGCGGCCGAAGAGCTCGCGGAGGAGCTCGGGCTGCAGGCGTTGCCGCTGCTCGATCGGCTGCTCGAGGAGGGGCTCTTGCAGCGGGACGAGTCCGACCTCGTCGCGCTCGCGCACGAGGCCTTGCTCGACTCGTGGCCCCGCCTGCGCCGCTGGCTCGAGGAGTCGGACGTCGCGTTCGTCCGGCTGCGGGAGCTCGAGCTGGCGGCCCAGCAGTGGATCGCGAGCGGCGCGACCGACGACGGCCTGCTGAGCGGGGATGCCCTGCGAGACGGCGAGCGCGCGCTCGCCTCGCTCCCGGACCGGCTCTCCGAGGAGGCGCGGCGCCTGGTGACGCGCTCGGTCGCGGCTCGCGCGCGAGCCGTACGGCAGCGGCGGATCCGACGCGCCGTGCTCGCGCTCGCCGCCGTGCTGGTCGTCCTCGCCGGCCTCGTCAGCGTGTGGGCGCTGGACGAGCGCGCGCGGACGCAGGCCGAGGCGCGGGCGCGCACCGAGCGCGATCGGGTCCGCCTCCTGTCGGCGGGCGCGCGGGGCCAGTACCTGCGCGGCGACCCGCTCCGGGCCCTCGCGATGGCGCGCGCAGCGCTCGAGTCCGACGACGACCTCACCGCTCGTGCGCTCGTGGACGAGATGCGCGACGACCCACTCTCGTTCCACCGTGAGCTCGGAGGCGTGGCTTACGAAGCCGCCCTCGACGCCGGGGAGAGCGCCGTCTACCTGGCGAGCCAGACGGGCCGGGTGCTGCGCGTCGACACCCGGACGGGCGAGGTGGAGGGCGTGGTCGAGCACGAGGACCAGGTGACCGCGCTCGCCCTGACCGACGACGGGGCGATCGTGAGCGTCGACTGGGGCGGCGCGCTCCGGGTCACGCAGGGCGAGCGCACGCGGGTGATCGCGCAGGGCGTCCGTCAGCGGAGCCCGCGCTCGCTCGTGGTGGTCGGGGATCGCGCGCTGATCGGGCGCGTGCGCGAGCCCGCGCTCCGGGTGAGGCTCGACGGTCGGGGCGAGGCAGAGGCGTTCGGTCCGACGCTCGGCGGGAGCGCGAGCCTGGCCCGCGGGGCCGACGGCGAGTTGTGGCTGAGCGACACGGAGGGCCGCCTCGTCGCGCTCGCCGCTGACGGGGAGGTCCTCCACGCGGAGCCGGTGGGCCTCGACGTGCGCGCCATCGACGTGGGCACGGACGGCCGGCTCGCGCTCGCCACGTCACAGAGCGTGATCGCGGTGTACGACCCCGGCGCCCGACGCGTCGTCGCGCGCTGGCCGCTCGAGGGAGACTGTCGCTTCGCGCGGTGGCTCGCCCCCGGGACGGTCCTCGCGGGCTGCGGCCCGGGCTTGTACGTGCTGCGCGAGGGAGACACCGCCGGCTCGCCGCGTGACGTCGACGGGAGCCTCCTCGTGGCGGCGGACGTGGGCGCGCGCCTCGTGGCCGTCACCACCGCGGCGTCCGGGGTCTTCGTCTTCCACCGCGATCGGCTGCTGGCCCCACACCGCGAGGCGCCGCCCGACCGGCTCGGCCTCTCGGTCGCCGCGGCGCCCCGGCACGACCTCGCGTTCATGGGCACGCAGTCTTCGTTGCACGTCTTCGAGCTCTCGACCGGTCGGCACCTGCGCCGCGTGGACTTCGGGGTGGACGCGCGGAGGCTCATCGCGACCGACGACGCCCTGCTCGTCAGCCACGGGCACTCCGTCACGCGCTTCGCTCTCCCGAGCCTCGCGCGCACCCAGTCCTTCGCCACGAACCGGGGGCTCCTCTTCAGCCTCGCGCTGGACGGGGACCGCGTCTACGCGGGCAGCAGCGGGGGCTCCCTCTACACCTGCGGCCTCTCGAGCGGGCTGATCGAGGGCGTGGTGCCGGTGGCCGGCGCCGCGCTGCGAGGCATCGCCCCCACGCCGGGGCCGGGCTGGGCCGTCGCCGCGGGACCGCAGATCTCGATCGTCCTCGACGGAGCCGCGCGCCCTCTGGCCACGCTCCCGGCGGATCTCCTGGACCTGACGTGGCACGCCCGGGACGAGGTGCTCCTGGCCACCGATCTGATGGGCGGCGTCTGGGCGGTCGATCCGGGGTCGGGAGAGGCCACGGCGCGCCACCAGGCGGGCGCGCGCGCCTACTCGGTCGCGGTGCACGGCGCCGCGGTGGGGGTCGCGAGCGCGGACGACCGGGCCAGGATCTGGGACGGCGCGGGTCCCCCCACCCTGCTCGACGGCCACCGGGGAGAGGTCAACGCGATCACCTTCGTCGATGGCGGGAGACGCGCCCTGACCGCCAGCGACGACGCGACGCTGCGCCTCTGGGACGTGGCGTCGGGCGCGCCCCTGTGGCGACGCGACGAGGCCGAGGCGGCCGACTCGAGCGCGCAGACGCTCTCGGCCGTGCTCGAGGGCCGCCGATGGTCGGGGGCCGAGGACGGCGCGGTCACGCGTGACGACGGCGCGCTGCGGCTGCCGAACACGGAGACCGTCCCCGTCACGCTCGTCGCCGAAGGCCCCGGCGGGACGCTCGTCGTGGGCTTCGCCAACGGCGTCGTGGGCTTGTGGGACGTCGAGCGGCTGGAGCGTCTACGCGGCGCGCGCCTCCACGGCGCGGTGGTCGCAGCGACCCGCGACGGAGACGACTTGCACGTCTTCAGCGAGCTCGGCGATCGACTCGCCCTCCACACACCCGCCCTCTCGGGAGGCCGATGCCGCGCGCTGCAGCTCCTCTGGGGGGAGAGCGCGCTGGTGTGGGCCGCGGGCCGCCTGCAGCTCCGTGCTCCGCCCGCCCACCATCCGTGCCGGTAG
- a CDS encoding c-type cytochrome: protein MILTNRALGLVSSVCLLLACGGEAPAPAVAERPSTAVDDGRGGRLFDDWRHGADEDAAGRTLTFGDGRPLPAEGHDNRLKNLFGWDLRGRAGIYGPDHMNREFVLDANLLATTGSASELADRLERGDAALPAFGSVLDREALESVARFVVGVRDRALPHPDDLFTLTTPEAGHYALLPGGDAERGAALYAERCASCHGADGTGMLFGGGAYSLGSHARQKAYEDWLKILNGQPGSPMSRQVRGPTGPEMTQEILDLFAALCDRSRFPLGPASGPDVEDGDARCGAYLR, encoded by the coding sequence ATGATTCTCACAAACCGCGCTCTCGGGCTCGTCTCGTCGGTCTGTCTGCTCCTCGCCTGCGGTGGGGAGGCGCCCGCTCCCGCCGTCGCGGAGCGCCCCTCGACGGCCGTCGACGACGGACGGGGCGGTCGGCTCTTCGACGACTGGCGGCACGGCGCGGACGAAGACGCGGCCGGGCGAACGCTGACCTTCGGCGACGGACGCCCGCTCCCCGCCGAGGGCCACGACAACCGGCTCAAGAACCTCTTCGGCTGGGACCTGCGCGGCCGCGCGGGCATCTACGGGCCCGACCACATGAACCGCGAGTTCGTGCTCGACGCGAACCTGCTCGCCACCACGGGCAGCGCGAGCGAGCTGGCGGACCGGCTCGAGCGGGGGGACGCCGCGCTCCCCGCCTTCGGCTCGGTCCTGGACCGCGAGGCCCTCGAGTCGGTCGCGCGCTTCGTGGTCGGCGTGCGCGACCGGGCGCTCCCGCACCCCGACGACCTGTTCACCCTCACCACCCCCGAGGCCGGACACTACGCGCTCCTCCCCGGCGGGGACGCGGAGCGAGGGGCGGCGCTCTACGCCGAGCGCTGCGCGAGCTGCCACGGCGCGGACGGGACCGGCATGCTCTTCGGCGGCGGCGCCTACTCGCTGGGCTCGCACGCCCGGCAGAAGGCCTACGAGGACTGGCTGAAGATCCTCAACGGCCAGCCCGGCTCGCCGATGAGCCGTCAGGTCCGCGGGCCGACGGGCCCGGAGATGACCCAGGAGATCCTCGATCTCTTCGCCGCGCTCTGTGATCGCTCGCGTTTCCCGCTCGGCCCGGCTAGCGGCCCGGACGTGGAGGACGGCGACGCGCGCTGCGGCGCCTACCTCCGGTAG